In Aquificaceae bacterium, the DNA window GACAAACCTCTTTACATTGCTCTGACTTATGGTAAACCATGAGGCAAAGACTATGGTGAATATGCCCCAGAGGACCATAATAGGCATTAGGAAAACTGAGGCTTCTGGGAAAAGTCCTATGTTGAACCTGAGAAGTGCATATGTGCCCATCTTGAGAAGTATGGCAGCAAGCACCACAGAGCCAGCAGTGGGAGCCTCTCCATGAGCATCTGGAAGCCAGGTATGGAAGGGCACGATGGGCGTCTTTACTGCAAAGGCTATGAAGAAGAGAAGAAACATAAACACTTCAAACTCAAGGCTGTAGCTGTTGTTGAGAAGGTCAAAGTAGCTAAAAGAGAACTTGCCGTATTGTCTGAAGTGCTGGACTGCAAGGCTCACTATACCAAGAAGTAGGAAAAGGGAAGACACGAAGATGTATATGAAGAATTTATAGGCAGAATAGAGCCTAAGCTTGTAGCCCCATATGCCTATCACAAAGAACATGGGCACGAGGGTTAGCTCGTAGAAAACGTAAAAGACCATAAGGTCAAGACTTGCAAAGACACCTACAAGAAAGGTTTCTGTGAGCAGAAACCATATGTAATACTCCTTGAGCCTGTGGCTTATCTGGTGGTCTCTTGTGGACCAGAGGATTGCCACAAGAGAAACAAGAGTGGTGAGGATATACATGATGTATGAAAGTCCATCAAAGCCAAGGTGAAGGTTCAAGCTTAGCTCTGGAATGAGAGGATATTTCTCCTCAAACTGGACCCTTTCAGCCTTTGAAAAGTCAAAGAAGAGAAGAGACAGTAGAGAGAGGGCAAAAACAAGCCCACCGAATA includes these proteins:
- a CDS encoding NuoM family protein gives rise to the protein MEGFPLVSVSMILPLVGSLVVLFAREELSKWIASIFGGLVFALSLLSLLFFDFSKAERVQFEEKYPLIPELSLNLHLGFDGLSYIMYILTTLVSLVAILWSTRDHQISHRLKEYYIWFLLTETFLVGVFASLDLMVFYVFYELTLVPMFFVIGIWGYKLRLYSAYKFFIYIFVSSLFLLLGIVSLAVQHFRQYGKFSFSYFDLLNNSYSLEFEVFMFLLFFIAFAVKTPIVPFHTWLPDAHGEAPTAGSVVLAAILLKMGTYALLRFNIGLFPEASVFLMPIMVLWGIFTIVFASWFTISQSNVKRFVAYSSVSHMGFVVTGMFLLNAEGMRASITEMFAHGLTSSALFMMAGFIYNRLHSFNMQALRGSIKFMPVFALLVAITGFSSMGLPGGSSFWGKFLTIVGAREYTLLLAFLVIVGAFFSAVYVLYLLKTLYLDTKEESRLVHFTDLRGFKLTAFLLVVIPMFLVGFLPFLFFAFYDPYIDSLLGHILSKALGG